Part of the Deinococcus sp. LM3 genome is shown below.
GGCGTGATCGAGCATGCGGTGCAGCGCGGCGCCGGGCAGGTCAGCGAGGCGGACGCAGGGCACGGTCTGGGTCTGATCGCCCTGCACGGCGCGGACTTCCCCAGGGATGAACCGGGATGGACGTTGTGTGGTCTGGGCCATGCGTGCCCGTGGCCCCCGGGCGTGCCGGGGGCCATCACTTCTGGGCGGGGCGGGCAGCGCTACTTCCGGGTGGGACCGGGCGTCCGAGTGCCGCCCAGGCGTGGCTGGGCCGGTTGGATCGTCGTGGGGTCAGGGTGGGCGGCCAGCAGGTCCGCGATGGCCTGCGGGGCAGTGGCCGCGAGGACGGGGCGGTTCAGCGCTCGGCCCTGTGGGGTGGTCCACCAGGCCGCGAACACGAAGGTGAAGTCCGTGTTCTGCACGCGCAGTTCCACGGTGAGGTGATGGCCGGGCGTCAGGGGGACGTCGAGGCCTGGGGCGGGCGGCAGCAGGACGGGCTGTTGGGCCGCCAGGTGCGTCAGGGCGGCCTCGATGGTAGGCCCGTGGCCGGTCACCGAGGTGTCCTTCCCGGTCTGGAGCCGGGCGCAGCACGCGTCGTTGTCGGCGAGGAGGACGAGGCGCGAGGGGAAGTGTGGTTCGGTGACCGGCGGTGTGTCCATGGCCCGCAGGGTGACGTGCCTGGGGGTGACGGCGATCAGGTCAGGATCTGCCCGAGGGTCTGCCCCGCGTTCACGAGCACCTCGGCCGGGAACGTGCCCTGCGCCTGCGCCGTGTCCAGCAGTTCCTCGTAGCTCTTCCCCCAGTTCATGTACCGGTCCGTGCGGCTCGGCCCGGTGAACTCCGACTGGAAGAACACCTCCTCCCAGTCGGCTTGCGTGTCCGGGGTGCAGGCCTGCGGGTACGCGGTGGACCCCCGGCACACCTGGCCGCTGGGGAAGATGTTCCAGAACGGCGCGTGGCACACGGGCGTGTCCAGGGTGGGGCGCGTGTTCTCCCGGAGGGCGTACACGCTCAGGCTGCCCGGCCCGGCAATGAACACCAGCGGTGGGTGGGGCACGAGCTGCCCGGAGAAGCGGGCCACGCTGCCGGCCTGGGCGTACTTGGGGTTAAACAGGAGGGCTCGTTCCCCGACGGGGATCCACCAGGCGCACGCGGTGGGTGAGGTGGCCAGCGTGTTCTCCCGGGTGGGCGTGAGGGCCCGGCCGCCCAGAGTCACCAGGAGGTCACGGGCGTCCTCGTGGGTCAGCGCCTGCGCGGCGCCCAGCACGGCCCGGCCACCGCTGTCGTGCCGGATGCGGTGCTTGCGGGTGTACGCGCTGTTCAGGCCGTCCTGGCCGCCGGGCGCGTACAGGACCAGGGCGAGGACCGGTTCGTGCAGGGCGGGGGCAGCGCGCTGGGTGCGCGCGGTGGAGATGGTGATGGTGGCGCTCATGCGTGCGGGGTGGCCCCCAGCTGGGGGCCAGCGCTTCACGGGGTGGAGACTGCGGCGGGCGACCAGGGGTACAGGTGCTTGTGAATCACGCGCACCCGCCTGCTCGCCCTGAAGTCGGCGAGCACGTCGGTGATGTTGCCCGGGTGGGCGTGCGGGAAGGCCTGCTGCACGTCCACGGCGGTGACTCCTGGATTGGTGTGCACGTAGTCCTCGATCAGGGCGCCAAGCGTGCCCTGTTCGAGTGCGGGGGCGTCCGGCGCGTTCGGTGCCTGGTGCCGCTGGACGCGGAGGGTGCGCAGCGTCTCGTGATCCAGGTCATCCAGCAAGTCGATGAGGGCCCGGCGGGCCTGCCACGCCGGTTCAGCGGGGAAGTGAGTGCGGGCCATGTGGTCCAGAAGGCTGAGTTCGCTCATACGCGTCCGTGGCCCCCGGGCAGGGGGCCAGGGCTGCGTCACGAGGTGGCGCCGCGGGTGAGGGCGTCCCACATGGCGCGCGTGCGGGCCTGCACGTCCGCGACCGCGCGCAGGTACCTCAGCGCGGCCTCGTGTGAAGCCCAGTCGTGGACTTCGAGCATGGCCAGGGATTCGACGGGGCTCTCCGTGTGCGGCATGCCGAGCAGGTCGGTCACGTCCCGGTGGAATTCCAGCACGGGGTCCCGCTCCGGGGCGTCCTGGCAGATCACTACGTCGATCACCCCCGGGTGCAGGCCGTCCTCGGCCCAGGCGCGCGTGGTGCGCCACTCGAAGGGCAGCGTGGCGAGGTGTGCGAGCAGGTCCGCGGCCTCCGTCAGGCCTGGGACCACCCGGTGGGCGTGCAGTCGGGCCTGGAGGGAGCGGGCCACGTCGTCTGGCGCAGTCCACGTGTCCATGGGGTACGTGCGGCCCAGGTCGTAGGGCGTGGGTGCGCCCTGGCGCTGCAGCCAGCGGCACAGGTCCCGCGCGCGGGGTTCGCGGGTGCGTTCCTCGTGCTCGGCCTCACTGAGGGCTTCGAGGTGGTCATCCCACCACATCTCCCCGAACCGCAGGGCCTCCTCGCCCTGGACGGCGTCCTGACCGGTGAAGACGGGCTGGTACGGGGCGAGGGCTGCGCGCAGGGCGAACATCAGGGCGCCGAACAGGTATCGGTCCCGGGCGCGCAGATCCGCACGCAGGGCCCGCAGGTCCAGCACCCGGCCGGACTGGGGCAGGACCTCCATGCCGACGGTGGCGGTGTTGTGCTGCGAGTACCCGCACAGGAGGGTGACATCGAGGCGCACGTCCGGCGGGCTGAGCTCTACCCGCCAGGTCTCCACGTACGAGTTCAAGATGTACGACTCCGGTGTCTCACCCGGACGGGGGGCGCGGCGGGGGATGAGGCCCGCCTGCGTGAGGTGGAGGGCGAGGGTGCACGCGGCGTCCATGACGCCCTCCTCCACGGGGCGGATGACGTACCCGGTGGGGAGGCGGTGCGCGCGGGGCACGTTCAGGGGTGCCATGCGGGGGGTGGTCAGGGCAACAGGGGCGGTGGGGGCAAGCGCGGGTCGGATGGCGTCCGCTCTTGCGTCCGTGTGAGTTTGACCAGGGCGCGGGTGAGCGCCTCGGGGGCGCGCGTACGCTGGGCGAGCGTGCGGAGCGGGGGTTGTCGGGTGCGGTGCGAGTTGAGCCATGTGGTGAACTCCTCCTCGGAGATGGTCGGGATGGGCGTCATGCGGCGGGACGGCGGGGACGGCGTTCCCGGCGGGCTTTGAGTAGGGGCTTGGGGCGGCGGGCACGCGGCACGTCGGGCTGTCCCTCGGGCACGGGGAGCGCCACGACGCGCAGCGGCTCAGCGAGGTTGATGAACGCCCCGCACGTGGGGGTCTTCGCGTTCAGGAGGAGTTCCCCGAGGAGCTGCGCCGCCTGGAGGGCGACGGCCGGATTGATGAACAGGTGCTGACGGGTCAGGGCCTCCGCGGCCGAGCAGCTGGGGCGGTCATCATCCACGCCCGTGTGCATGGTGGGGTCGCGGTCCAGGACGTGCGGGAGGCGCGCCGGACTCTGACGGACCTGCCCGAGGATGACCTGCCCGGTGGCCGCGTCGTTCCCGCAGTCCAGCCAGTACTGCGGGGGCTGGGCGCGGAAGGTGGCGTGGATGGCCCGGCGGCTCTGGGCGCTGTCCACGCAGCTGATCACGACGTGCACGCTCTTGACGTCCCCGTCCTGGAGGGTACGGGGGTACGCGTCCCAGCACAGGCCCGCGTACAGGTTGCAGCGCTCGACGAGGACCACGGCCTTGTGGCGGCCGATGTCGGCGGGGGCGAAGTTCTGCCGGGTGAGGTTGGTTTCGCTGACCACGTCCGGATCGAAGGCCGTGACGTGCAGGCCGGCACCGCCGAGGGCGCGGATGGCCTGGTCGAGGCGGACGAGGTGGGTGAGCATGAGGCTGCCGGTGCCGCCGACGCCCACGAGGATGAGGCGGACGGGGTCCTTGGGGTCGAAGGTCAGGGTGTGCATGATGCCCGCGTGGCCCCCGTCAGGGGGCCAGGACTCTCGGGTGTCAGCTCAGGGCCTGGGCGAGGGTCAGTCCAGCGGGAATGAGGACCTGTTCGGGGAACGTCCCGGCGGCGAGGGCCGCGTCGAGGAGTTCCTCGTAGCTCTTGCCCCAGTTCATGTACCGGTCAGTGCGGCTGGGGCCGGTAAACACGGACTGGAAGAACGCGGTCTCCCAATCGTCCTGCGCGGCAGGGGTGCACGAGTCGGGGTAGCGGGTGGTGCCGCGGCACAGCTGCCCGCCGGGGAACATGTTCCAGTACGGGGCGTGCATCAGGGGCGTGTCGTCCGTGGGGAGCCCGTCCCCGGTGACGGCGTACACCTTGAGCGTACCGGGCGTGGCGACGAAGACCAGACCTGGGTGAGGGACCGGAATGCCGGACAGGCGCGCGACGCTCCTCGACTGGGCGTACTTTGCGTCGAAGAGCATGGGGCGTAGGCCGGGCGGCCGCCACCAGGCGACGCACTGGAGGCCGACCGCGAGGGTCGTGGGGCGGGTGCGCTGCAGGCCCTGACTAGCGAGGAGGCGCGTGAGGTCGTTGACGTCGGCCCGGGTGAGCGCCTGGGCGGGTCCGAGCGTGCACGCCCTCTCGTCCTGCCGCACGGCGTGCTTGCGCAGGAGGACCTGGCTGCCGTGCTGAGTGGCGCGCTCGTAGATCAGCAGAGCGAGGGTGGGCAGGAGGGGCTGGGGCATGAGCTCGGCGGGGCTGGGCGGGTACGTGACCTGGAAGGGCATGCGCGTGTCCTGGCCCACCGCTAGGGTGGGCCAGAACTCCCCGCTTCAGGACGAGGCGTCGAGCGTGGGCAGGGGTTCAGATGAAGAGTCATCCGCGATGTACAGGTGCAGGACATTCAGGGTGATCATCTCACTGCGACGAAGAATGAAGTGATCGCCCCTGATGTCGTAGTAGCGACTGTCAACCCCTGTGACCGGATCTGGATCGCCTGCTGGACTTTCGGCGCTCAGGGGTCGACGGAATGCCCGGCTCAGGACGATGTAGTCCAGATCGCCCGCCGGCGTGAGAAACCAGTCCTTCACGAGGCCTCGGACGAGCACCGGCTGATCTTTGATCTTCAGATCGACTACGGTCGTGATGTACACGTCCGGGAGCAGGTCGGGGCCGCCATTGGGGTTCGGCTGACGGTTGGCGTCTCTGGAGAGCAGGTCGTGCCAGTCGTTGATCAGCGGGAGCCGTCGGGCGAGGGTGCCGCGCCGCATGCTGTCATGCAGCCCCAGGCCGAGCAGGTAGGCGGCTGCACTGGTCCCGAAGAAGTACCCGATGTACACCCAGGGGCGCCCGCCGAGATCCTGAAGGATCGTCGTGAGCAACACGCTGTCCTTTCCGAATTGACCGAGGAGAAGGGGCAGGAGGACATCGAGTTTTGGGGCCACGCCCCAGTTGAATGTTGCCCAGCCGAAGAACAGGTGGATCAGCGCACTGAAGAAGGTGACGCTGCCCAGGTCAGCCGTCACGGTCTGGGCGGTGATGGGGCTGCGGCGGTAGGTGCCGCGCAACATGCCGTAGCGCAACAAAAACCCTGGTAGGAGTACCAGGGTGAGGAGCAGGACCGGGAAGGCGATGTTCATCTGCTGACGGTCGGGCGCGGTCTGTTGCGCTGCATGTTGCGGAGGCCGTCACGGGTGGCCACGACGACGCGCTTGCCGTTGACAACGGTCCGGACGAATCCCTCTTCGTTCGTCGCGGCGCGGTGCACGGCCGCCGTGCCTTCTCGGGTGGCCAGCAGGTCCTGCATGAGTTTGCTCAGTCGGTTGCGCATCGGTGGTCCTCCTTTGTCGCCCATGATGGCGTGAACGCACGTGCTGACACAAGTGCATGACATTCATTCTATGGGGCAGTCGCCCTCAGGATGAGCACGTGTTCTCCGCAGTCGTCAGGGCGTCGTGAATGCGGTTCAGGGCGTCGTCCACGCGCGGGGCGTGCGTGAGCAGGTCCGCGAGCCGCGCGCGGTCCGCGTCGCAGTCGTGCAGGATCAGGTGCAGGGCCGCGCCGGTCTCCCCGCCCTGCCAGTGCAGGTCCATCACCTCATCGAGCACGTCCACCATCGCGCTTGCCCCTTCCTTCAGAGGGCTGTATGCCCGACTGGGCAGGTGGTCGAGCAGACCGCTGCCGCGCTCCTCGACTGTCATGGTCGGCAGGGCGCCGTGCGCCTCGCGCAACTCCGGCAGGGCACTCAGGAGAGGCCGCAGGGCCGGGAAGTCCGGGATGAGGGGCCGCAGGCGCGCCACCGTCTCGTCGAGGCCCGGCACGTCCCGCAGGTACGGCCAGGGCATCTCGTCGCGCACCACCCAGGGGTGCGGGATGCCGCTGCGCCGCGCGAGGCGGATCACGTCCCGCTTCGTCAGGGCCTCCCAGTCCGGGTGCTCCTGGAGGAGGTCCTCGATGACGCGGTCCTCGTGGTGCCACTGCCCGGCCAGCTCATGCGCTTCACGCGGGCCGAACTGCGGGGTGAGGCGCGCGGAGTGCGTTTCGAGTGCGGCAAGGATCCCGGGGAGGACGTGTGGGTCACGCCGGGCGAGGGCCGCATGCAGGGAGGGCAGGTGCGTGAACCCGTTCGCGCTGGCTTCGACGGTGAGCGTGACCTGGTCCGTGCAGGCGTGCAGGGTCACCTCGGCGTCCTCCAGGGGTGTCAGCAGGTCGAGTTCTGCCTGAAGGGTCGGGGCGCTGCCCGGTTCATCCGGAAGGAGATCCCGAAACAGGGCGCGGAGCACGTCTGCTGGGTCCTGATGCAGAGCGAGCTGCACGCGGGCGTCCAGGCCACGCAGGTCTGCGTCGAGGATCAGGGGCGTCACGCCGTCCAGGCGGGGAACGGCCGGGATCAGGGCAGCAGGGGCGCGAGTGGGCTGCTGTGCGCGGGACTGGCGCCGCTCTGCCTCAGGGTGACGGTCAGGCGTTTCAGGTCGGGGGATTGCAGGTCGGCCGCTTTGGGCGCGGGAATGACGTGCGTTCCGGTAGGCAGCAGGGCGCGCAGGGTCGGGGTGAAGTCGGGGCATATGGGCTCCTCCATGCGCGCGCGGTGGCCCACCCGAAGGTGGGCCAGCCCTTCACGCGAGGTCTGCCAGGGTCTTCCCGGCGTCCAGCAGCGCGCTGTCCGGGAAGGCTCCCTGGGCCCTGGCCTCGTCGAGCAGTTCCTCGTAGCTCTTGCTCCAATTCATGTACCGGTCGGTGCGGCTGGGCCCGGTGAACACCGACTGGAAGAACGCCGTTTCCCACGCGTCCTGCGTGTCTGGCGTGCAGGCCTCCGGGTAGCGGGTGGTGCCACGGCACACCTGGGCGGAACTGAACATGTTCCAGTACGGCGCGTGGCACAGGGCCGTGGCCGGGGTGGGGCGCTGGTCGCCGCGTACGGCGTACACGGTCAGCGTGCCGGGCGAGGCGATGAACACCAGGCCGGGGTGCGGGACGGGCTGGCCGCTGAGGCGCGCGACGGAGCGGGCCGCGTCGTACTTCGCATCGAACAGCAGGGGCCGCGTGTGGGGCGGCGCCCACCAGCACACGCAGTGCACGCCGGTCGCCAGGGTCGTCGGCACCGTGAACGTCAACCCCGTCCCGGCGGTGAAGTCCACGAGGCGCTGGTGATCCTCGCTACTGAGGAGTTGGCCCGGCCCGAGCACGTAGCCCTGCGGGGTGTCGTGCACGGGATGCTTGAGGATCGCGGCGCGTTGGTGGCCGCCGTACAGCAGCAGGGCCATCTCCGGGGCGAGGGGGGTGGGGGTGCGCCGCTCCGGGGCTGGGGTGAGGAACACGTTGACCATGTCCTTCCGGTGGCCCACCCCGGGGTGGGCCACGCCTGTCAGGTCCGCTTTGGGGCGGGGAGGCTGCGGTTGGCAAGATCGAGCACGCCGACGCACTTCGCGGACAGCTCGGCGATCCTGGGCGCGTGCTGGAGGTACGCCGCGAGCCGGTCGTGTCCCTCGCCATTCCGGCCGACCTGCACGCACCACTGCGGGCTCACGTTCCCGCACTCCCAGTGGTTCTGAAGGAACTCGTTCACGGTGTCCAGGCTCAGGTCATCGTCCCCACCCGTGATGGTCAGGAACGTGTGCGGGATCGGGTCATGGAAGAGATCGCTCCACTCGTCGTCGGTGGGGTGGAGGAATGCGTCGTCCGCGGCGCGCAACTCTGGCAGGAGGGTCAGGAGTGGACCGAGGGCGGGCACGCGGGGCAGCACCTGCTCCAGGCGTGTCAGGGTGTCCTCCAGGCTCAGCAGATCCCGGAAGTAAGGCCAGGGCAGCGCGTCCTGCACCTGTTGCCCGTGTGGAATGCCCAGTCGCCGCGCGGCCCGAACGGCGTCCCGTTCCGTGAGGACCAGATCCGGCCGTTCGAAGCGCTCTGGCAGCGTGTACTCCGCCAGGGCGTCCGTGTTGAAGTGCTGCTGGCAGATGAGCGACGCTCCATGCGGGCCCACGATAGGCGTGACGCGACTTGACCCGACTTCCAGTGCAAAGAGAATGCCCGGCAGCAGGTGCCGGTCCACGGGCCACAGGGCGGCGTGCAGGCGGTGGAGGTCAATCGTGCACGACACGTCCGTCTCCCCCCGGAAGTGCAGGTGGCCACGTTCGTTCTGCACGCTGAGCGTCCAGCCGTCGGTGCGCAGGGCGGCCGTCAGGGCGCGCTGGAGGCGCTGGTCGAGCGTCCCGTCCGGGCCGGGGTCCGGGAGAACGGTGCCCAGCAGGGGCGTCACGAGCGGGATGGGGTCGTTGCGCAGACCTTCTTCGTACATCCGCTCGGCGGCGTCCATGTCCGCTTGAAGTACAAGGGGCCGCACGCCGGCCAGGGAGGGCACGGCGCGCGGCAGGACTGGACTCGGCTGGTCGGCTACGGCAGGAGGGGCACCTGGGCGGGTCTCGGCTCGGGCGCGCCCCGCGTGGTCTTCAGGGCGCGGCGCAGCGTGTCGAGCGCCCCGGACGGCCCCTGCCTTGGCACGTCCAGCACGAGCGGCGTGCGGGGCGGGCACGGGTCAGCCTTTCCGGCCATAGTTCTTGATGAACGTGATGGTGATCGTCCCAGCTTTCAGGTCCGTGACGGGGCTGCCGATCCCGGCGGTGGTGAGTTCCGGGTGCGTGGGGGCGTAGAACTGCTTGACCTGCTCGGGCGTCATCTTCGGGTTGGGGTCCGCGAGGGTGTGCCCGTCAAACTCGAACTTACGGGTGAGATCCTGGGGTTGACCGCTGGCTGTGGGATTCGTCATGCGCTTCGCGTGGCCCCCGGGAGGGGGCCAGCACTGTCACTCGGAGGCCATGTGGAACACGACGGGGAACCCGTCCTGCTGCGCGGCGTCCATCAGCGCATCCATCCAGTGCAGGATGCCGTCGAGCGACTCCGCCTGATCGAGGGCGAGGTCGGCGGCGGAGTCGCACTCGTGCGCGGCCAGGAGCGCCCTCGCGGAGCGGATGCTGGCGACCTCGTTCGCCAGGACCTTTTTCTGTTCGGCGAGGGCGGCCCAATCGGTACGGGTCAGGGCGGCGTGCAGGTGGGGCAGGCTCATGCAGACGACATGGCCCCCAGAGGGGGCCAGTGCTGTCAGAAGAGGCGTTGCTCTTCCTTGAGGGTCATCTCGATGACCTGGGGTTTCCCGGCCTTCACGCTGATCGTCTGATTCGCCGTGGCGTGATCCGCCGCCTGCGCGTTCACGACCCACGTGCCGGGCGCGAGTAGGATCTCGATGCCGTGATGCAGGGCGATGACCGTGTCGCCCTTGGTGACTTCGAGCGCGGCACTCTGCGGGGTGACGTTCACGGTGACGCGCGCGCCCTGCTGCTCGGTGAAGTCGTGCTCCTTGTTCGCGTGCGTGGCGACCGTCTTCTTCACCTCCCCGAACGCGGGGTGCGTGGCGACGATCTCCAGGGTGCCCTGCGGCACGTCGTTCTTCCCGACCACCAGGGGGACGTCCTTGCCGCCGAGGGTACCTTTCAGGGTGGTGCCCTCGGCAGCTTTCAGCGTCAGGACGCTCGTTTTCGCCTTGGCGGGGGTGGGGGCGGGCTTGTCGGCCGCCTTCTTGTTCGCGGCCTGCTGACGCTGCGCGGCCTGCTGGGCGACGCTGAAGGCATCCCGGCGCGCCCCGGCGTAGCCCTGCATGGCGGTCACGAGGTTCGCGTCCATCCAGTCGGGCGTCTCGGTCAGCATGAACGGCACAGGGGCCGCCTCGCCGGGGTGCGGTTTGGGGAAGATGCCGATGGTGACGTCTCCCCCGACCCGCAGCAGCTGGAAGGTGAGTTCACCGCCGTCGGCAAGCAGCCCGGCGAGCTGCGCGATCAGGCCGCTGTGGACCGGGGCGGCGAGCGTGGCGATGGGCGCGGGGGCGTCCTGCGCGTCGCGGCCAGGTTCGGGTTCGGCGGCGCCTTCCTCGGGGGTGGAGGCCTCGGGCGCGGGGGTCGCGTTGGGCTGCACCTCGGGGTCCGGGACGGGTTCCGCAGCGGGCGTGGGCTGCTGCGGCTCGGGCTCTGGGGTGGGCTCGGGCTGCGGGGCGCTCAGGACAGGCTGGGTGACCGGGGCGGGCTGGGACGCCTCCCACGGGTCCGCTTCAGGCGCGGCGAACAGGCCCTCGATGTCCGCGAGGAAGGCCAGGTAGTGCATGCGGCTGGCGTCCTTGTCCGGGTGCTGGCGGCTGACGAGGCGGAAGTCGTCCTCCAGGGCGGTGCCCTTGACGGATTCCCAGAGTTGGGCGGCGCGGGCCTTGTCGTCGGGGAGGATCGGGGCGTGCTGGGCGGTGGGGGCCAGAGCGGGTTGTGTATAGGTCATGACGGCGACCTGGCCCACCCGGCTCCCGGGTGGGCCACTGCTGTCAGGCGGGATCGAAGTCCACTCGCGTGAGCGGCCGTGAGATGCCGTCCACGGACACGATGAACTCCGCCGGGGTGCCGAATTCGGGTTGC
Proteins encoded:
- a CDS encoding PRTRC system protein B, whose product is MSATITISTARTQRAAPALHEPVLALVLYAPGGQDGLNSAYTRKHRIRHDSGGRAVLGAAQALTHEDARDLLVTLGGRALTPTRENTLATSPTACAWWIPVGERALLFNPKYAQAGSVARFSGQLVPHPPLVFIAGPGSLSVYALRENTRPTLDTPVCHAPFWNIFPSGQVCRGSTAYPQACTPDTQADWEEVFFQSEFTGPSRTDRYMNWGKSYEELLDTAQAQGTFPAEVLVNAGQTLGQILT
- a CDS encoding PRTRC system protein B, which gives rise to MVNVFLTPAPERRTPTPLAPEMALLLYGGHQRAAILKHPVHDTPQGYVLGPGQLLSSEDHQRLVDFTAGTGLTFTVPTTLATGVHCVCWWAPPHTRPLLFDAKYDAARSVARLSGQPVPHPGLVFIASPGTLTVYAVRGDQRPTPATALCHAPYWNMFSSAQVCRGTTRYPEACTPDTQDAWETAFFQSVFTGPSRTDRYMNWSKSYEELLDEARAQGAFPDSALLDAGKTLADLA
- a CDS encoding PRTRC system ThiF family protein; its protein translation is MHTLTFDPKDPVRLILVGVGGTGSLMLTHLVRLDQAIRALGGAGLHVTAFDPDVVSETNLTRQNFAPADIGRHKAVVLVERCNLYAGLCWDAYPRTLQDGDVKSVHVVISCVDSAQSRRAIHATFRAQPPQYWLDCGNDAATGQVILGQVRQSPARLPHVLDRDPTMHTGVDDDRPSCSAAEALTRQHLFINPAVALQAAQLLGELLLNAKTPTCGAFINLAEPLRVVALPVPEGQPDVPRARRPKPLLKARRERRPRRPAA
- a CDS encoding PRTRC system protein C; the protein is MTNPTASGQPQDLTRKFEFDGHTLADPNPKMTPEQVKQFYAPTHPELTTAGIGSPVTDLKAGTITITFIKNYGRKG
- a CDS encoding PRTRC system protein B encodes the protein MPFQVTYPPSPAELMPQPLLPTLALLIYERATQHGSQVLLRKHAVRQDERACTLGPAQALTRADVNDLTRLLASQGLQRTRPTTLAVGLQCVAWWRPPGLRPMLFDAKYAQSRSVARLSGIPVPHPGLVFVATPGTLKVYAVTGDGLPTDDTPLMHAPYWNMFPGGQLCRGTTRYPDSCTPAAQDDWETAFFQSVFTGPSRTDRYMNWGKSYEELLDAALAAGTFPEQVLIPAGLTLAQALS